One window from the genome of Jeotgalibaca sp. MA1X17-3 encodes:
- a CDS encoding ribonuclease HII, which translates to MPEKKMTIAQVKEVLSQINSEKDPIFLELKKDSRKGVQTLLKKWEAKKEKALQLIEHRHQMLLHENQLKEEGYHFIAGIDEVGRGPLAGPVVAAAVILPPDMPALQIDDSKKISLKMRNELYEVIMEKAVVGIGVVDNTIIDEINIYQATRKAMKEAVEALDPAPDALLIDAMQIAMDVKQISLIKGDAQSYSIAAASIVAKVYRDRLMEKYAEKFPNYQFENNAGYGTKAHLEGLEDYGITPIHRRSFEPIKSKLKIK; encoded by the coding sequence ATGCCAGAGAAAAAAATGACGATTGCACAAGTAAAAGAAGTTCTTTCTCAAATTAATTCTGAAAAAGATCCTATTTTCTTAGAGTTAAAAAAGGATTCCCGGAAAGGAGTTCAAACCTTACTCAAAAAGTGGGAAGCAAAAAAAGAAAAGGCTCTTCAACTTATAGAACACAGGCATCAAATGCTTCTACATGAAAATCAATTAAAAGAAGAGGGCTACCACTTTATTGCTGGAATAGATGAAGTAGGAAGAGGCCCCTTAGCAGGACCGGTTGTAGCTGCTGCAGTTATTTTACCACCAGACATGCCCGCGCTTCAGATTGATGACTCCAAAAAAATTTCTTTAAAAATGAGAAATGAATTGTATGAAGTGATTATGGAAAAAGCAGTAGTTGGAATAGGTGTAGTAGACAATACAATTATTGATGAAATAAATATTTACCAAGCAACAAGAAAGGCAATGAAAGAAGCAGTAGAAGCGTTAGATCCTGCACCGGATGCGTTGTTAATTGATGCGATGCAAATTGCGATGGACGTCAAACAAATCTCTTTAATAAAAGGAGATGCTCAATCGTATTCCATTGCAGCAGCTAGTATTGTAGCGAAAGTTTATCGGGATCGACTTATGGAGAAATATGCAGAAAAATTCCCTAACTACCAATTTGAAAATAATGCCGGTTATGGCACAAAAGCTCATTTAGAAGGGTTAGAAGATTACGGTATTACTCCCATTCATCGAAGAAGCTTTGAACCTATAAAATCAAAATTAAAAATTAAATAA
- the ylqF gene encoding ribosome biogenesis GTPase YlqF, with amino-acid sequence MVIQWFPGHMAKAKRQAIENRKMVDIVIELVDARLPISSRNPLMDEIAGNKPRLLILNKGDLADPEMTREWIKHYNNQDNQKAIAISAMDQNDIKRTKKVLKTMMAPKMAALAEKGVKPRAIRLMVLGIPNVGKSTFINQMIKKNRAQTANKPGVTKAQQWLKIENDFELLDTPGILWHKFEDEEIGLKLALSGAIKDTIFHNDDVSLFALKFFLSHYPNRITDAYKIKENNWEDSLPELLMEITKKLNFGEDYERGSEKLIFDIRDGKLGAYTLDDSPVSSVQTEVDR; translated from the coding sequence ATGGTAATTCAATGGTTTCCAGGACATATGGCAAAAGCCAAACGTCAAGCAATAGAAAATAGAAAGATGGTTGATATTGTAATTGAGTTAGTCGATGCACGTTTACCGATATCCAGTAGAAATCCATTAATGGATGAAATCGCAGGAAATAAGCCCCGTCTTTTAATTTTAAATAAAGGGGATTTAGCAGATCCAGAAATGACTAGGGAATGGATCAAACATTACAATAATCAAGATAATCAAAAAGCCATTGCTATTTCAGCAATGGATCAAAATGATATCAAACGAACAAAAAAAGTTTTAAAAACAATGATGGCTCCTAAAATGGCAGCATTAGCTGAAAAAGGGGTCAAACCTCGAGCCATTCGTTTAATGGTACTAGGGATTCCTAACGTAGGAAAATCTACGTTCATTAATCAGATGATTAAGAAAAACCGTGCACAAACAGCTAATAAGCCAGGAGTAACCAAAGCACAACAATGGTTGAAAATAGAAAATGATTTTGAGTTGCTTGATACACCGGGGATTTTATGGCATAAATTTGAAGATGAGGAAATTGGTCTAAAATTAGCCTTATCCGGAGCCATTAAAGATACAATTTTCCATAATGATGATGTTTCTCTTTTTGCTTTAAAGTTTTTCTTATCGCATTATCCAAATAGAATAACTGATGCATACAAAATAAAAGAAAATAATTGGGAAGATTCTTTGCCGGAATTATTAATGGAAATAACTAAAAAATTAAATTTCGGAGAAGACTACGAACGTGGAAGCGAAAAATTAATATTTGATATTCGAGACGGTAAACTAGGTGCCTATACACTTGATGACTCACCTGTTTCTTCTGTACAAACAGAGGTGGATCGATAA
- the lepB gene encoding signal peptidase I, producing MDDVDKSMQKNDGPINSKDNQNFTKKNKPPENSLLKESINILFSVLVAYILFILIRTFLFFPFQVVGESMSPTLLSGDRLILNRLATIDRFDVVVFPAPDQEDGKEKEEYVKRIIGVPGDEIVYQGDSLFINEIEVEENYLEPVKDLYPNRQTTPNFTLIDLPNSNSNVIPEGMYLVMGDNRPVSKDSREFGLIPAEAIEGNARLRIWPLDRIGFLEENE from the coding sequence ATGGATGACGTAGATAAGAGTATGCAAAAAAATGATGGACCAATAAATTCTAAAGATAATCAGAATTTCACAAAAAAGAACAAACCTCCAGAAAACAGTTTATTAAAAGAAAGTATTAATATATTGTTTTCAGTTCTGGTGGCATATATCTTATTCATCCTGATTCGCACGTTCCTCTTCTTTCCTTTTCAAGTAGTGGGAGAATCCATGTCACCCACACTTCTGAGCGGTGATCGACTGATTTTAAATCGGCTTGCTACTATTGATCGTTTTGATGTTGTTGTTTTCCCGGCTCCTGATCAAGAGGATGGGAAAGAAAAGGAAGAGTATGTCAAACGAATTATTGGGGTACCAGGGGATGAAATTGTTTATCAAGGCGATAGTCTTTTCATCAATGAGATAGAAGTAGAAGAAAACTATTTAGAACCTGTCAAAGATCTATATCCCAATAGACAGACGACACCAAACTTTACGTTGATTGATCTTCCGAATAGCAATTCTAATGTTATACCAGAAGGAATGTATCTAGTAATGGGAGACAATCGTCCTGTATCTAAAGATAGTCGAGAATTTGGACTGATACCTGCTGAGGCAATAGAAGGAAATGCGCGTTTGAGGATCTGGCCTCTCGATCGAATTGGCTTTTTAGAAGAAAATGAATAA
- the lepB gene encoding signal peptidase I: MQSRTFKWLKAVLLALGIASFIKYFIFIPVTVEGISMNPTLQSGDHILYESFTSIKRFDIILFHDTKGNSYIKRVIGLPGESLSYQEDQLYIDSEPVDDSFIFKKNNIDNQVFTPDFSLESITGEIVIPEEHYFVLGDNRTRSKDSRMFGFVPKSSIEGKAILIFYPFKDFSFLN, encoded by the coding sequence ATGCAATCTCGTACATTTAAATGGTTAAAAGCTGTCCTTCTCGCTTTAGGAATTGCTAGTTTTATTAAGTATTTTATTTTTATTCCTGTTACTGTTGAAGGCATTTCTATGAATCCTACCCTTCAATCAGGAGATCATATTCTTTATGAATCTTTTACCTCAATTAAACGATTTGATATTATCCTTTTTCATGATACAAAAGGAAATTCTTACATCAAAAGGGTAATTGGTTTACCTGGTGAGTCTCTTTCTTATCAGGAGGACCAACTGTATATTGATTCAGAGCCAGTGGATGATAGCTTTATTTTCAAAAAAAACAATATAGACAACCAAGTGTTCACACCAGATTTTTCACTAGAATCAATTACAGGAGAAATAGTGATTCCAGAAGAACATTATTTTGTCCTTGGGGATAATCGAACACGTAGTAAAGATAGTCGAATGTTTGGTTTTGTTCCTAAAAGTTCAATCGAAGGAAAAGCAATCTTGATTTTTTATCCGTTCAAAGATTTCTCATTTTTGAATTAA
- a CDS encoding S41 family peptidase produces MIVVAILTFGATTLLSDEHSLEEMIPSNSPKESFDSIGEVGGKNLQAIYETILNNYIEDIDEETLVEGALKGMVNAVDDPYSQYLNLEESDVLDETISASFEGIGAEITSLNDQIVIVSPIKGSPAEKEGLKPNDIVLQAGDVSLTGMTTTEAVSLIRGEKGTVIQLEIQRGKQTFTVDIVRDTIPIETVTYELDENNSEIGALHIHSFSKPTYNEIITAVEELRADGAKQFVFDFRRNPGGLLDQALKISNLFLNDGETIVQTEEKGSAPHSIKANDKEFGTFKITEPVVLLVDEGSASASEIVAGALKESANIPLVGTKTFGKGTVQTIYPLDTNSELKLTVAKWLTPNGNWIHDEGIEPDFEVNLPDYVFLTLIDSTAEYTYGEVSESVLNVEKIMEAIGFTIAADGYYDEDTVRAVETFQVDERLEVTGEVNDETAVALVEKLREVISENDTQYEKAVEILTTDD; encoded by the coding sequence ATGATTGTTGTTGCCATCCTTACTTTTGGAGCAACGACTCTTCTCTCTGATGAACATTCGTTAGAAGAAATGATTCCTTCTAATTCTCCAAAAGAGTCCTTTGATTCAATTGGTGAGGTAGGTGGAAAGAATCTTCAAGCCATTTATGAGACGATTCTAAACAATTATATTGAAGATATTGATGAAGAAACGCTTGTAGAAGGAGCACTAAAAGGGATGGTTAATGCGGTTGATGATCCGTACAGCCAATATTTGAACTTAGAAGAAAGTGATGTATTAGATGAAACAATCTCTGCATCTTTTGAAGGAATTGGTGCAGAAATCACCAGTTTAAATGATCAAATTGTTATTGTTTCTCCAATAAAAGGATCACCTGCAGAAAAAGAAGGCCTCAAGCCAAATGATATTGTCCTTCAAGCAGGTGATGTATCTCTTACTGGCATGACGACTACAGAAGCAGTTTCTCTTATTCGAGGAGAAAAAGGAACCGTTATCCAGCTGGAAATTCAACGAGGAAAACAAACCTTTACGGTGGACATTGTACGAGATACAATTCCGATTGAAACAGTTACCTATGAATTAGATGAAAATAATTCTGAAATTGGTGCTTTGCATATTCATTCATTTTCTAAACCCACATACAATGAAATTATTACCGCAGTAGAAGAATTGCGTGCTGATGGGGCAAAACAATTTGTTTTTGATTTCCGTCGAAATCCAGGTGGCTTATTAGATCAAGCATTAAAGATTTCCAATTTATTCTTGAATGATGGGGAAACGATTGTACAGACAGAAGAAAAAGGTTCAGCTCCTCACTCTATCAAAGCAAATGATAAAGAATTTGGAACCTTTAAAATAACAGAACCGGTCGTGTTATTGGTGGACGAAGGGAGCGCTAGTGCTTCTGAAATTGTTGCTGGTGCTTTAAAGGAGTCTGCTAATATTCCACTAGTTGGGACTAAAACGTTTGGTAAAGGTACAGTTCAAACCATTTATCCTTTAGACACAAATAGTGAATTGAAATTAACAGTCGCAAAATGGTTAACACCAAACGGGAATTGGATTCACGACGAAGGAATTGAACCTGACTTTGAAGTAAATCTACCCGATTATGTATTCCTTACCTTAATCGATTCCACTGCCGAATATACATATGGAGAAGTTTCTGAGTCTGTTTTAAATGTAGAAAAAATTATGGAAGCAATTGGCTTTACAATTGCTGCAGATGGATATTATGATGAAGACACAGTCCGTGCTGTTGAAACATTCCAAGTAGATGAACGCCTAGAGGTGACAGGTGAAGTAAATGATGAAACAGCTGTTGCATTAGTAGAAAAATTAAGAGAAGTAATTTCAGAAAATGATACGCAGTATGAAAAAGCTGTTGAAATACTAACAACTGATGATTAA
- the deoD gene encoding purine-nucleoside phosphorylase: MSVHIEAKQGEIAETVLLPGDPLRAKYIAETFLEDVVQYNSVRNMFGYTGTYKGKRVSVQGTGMGLPSMMIYANELITEYNVQNLIRVGSAGAIQEDVHVRDIVLAQGATTDSSVVQNTFHNQVSYAPIADFSLLYDAYNDAKSRNLNVHVGNVLSSDRFYNEELDKMKLADYGVLAVEMEAAGLYMLAAKHKRKALAILTISDHIITGEETTSEERERTFEDMMLIALESSLK, encoded by the coding sequence ATGAGTGTACATATTGAAGCAAAACAAGGTGAAATCGCAGAAACGGTTCTATTACCAGGGGACCCATTGCGAGCAAAATATATTGCAGAAACGTTTTTAGAGGATGTTGTGCAGTATAATTCTGTACGAAATATGTTTGGTTACACGGGAACCTATAAAGGCAAGAGAGTTTCGGTTCAAGGAACTGGGATGGGATTACCATCTATGATGATTTATGCAAACGAACTAATTACTGAATACAACGTACAAAATTTAATTCGAGTAGGATCAGCAGGAGCTATTCAAGAAGATGTCCATGTCCGCGATATCGTATTGGCTCAAGGAGCAACAACGGACTCCAGTGTCGTTCAAAATACATTTCATAATCAAGTTAGTTATGCTCCAATCGCTGACTTCAGTCTCTTATATGATGCCTATAATGATGCTAAAAGTCGTAATTTAAATGTCCATGTAGGAAACGTCTTATCATCTGATCGATTCTACAATGAAGAACTAGACAAAATGAAATTGGCTGATTACGGGGTGTTAGCGGTCGAGATGGAAGCAGCAGGTCTATATATGCTAGCTGCTAAGCATAAACGGAAAGCGTTGGCTATTTTGACGATTAGCGACCATATTATTACTGGAGAAGAAACAACTTCTGAAGAACGTGAGAGAACCTTCGAAGATATGATGCTTATTGCCTTAGAAAGTTCGTTAAAATAA
- a CDS encoding YozE family protein — translation MDQTFFNFAMNYRDPHKTDGITRFANQLDKDIGFPRDHSNYHDLADYLEISGEYLNLIEYFDELYEVYQERKEQSEKIISRKEEI, via the coding sequence ATGGATCAGACTTTTTTTAATTTTGCAATGAACTATCGAGATCCGCATAAAACGGATGGAATCACTCGATTTGCTAATCAGTTAGATAAAGATATTGGATTTCCAAGAGACCATTCTAACTATCATGATTTAGCAGATTATTTAGAAATAAGTGGAGAATATTTAAATTTGATTGAATATTTTGATGAACTATATGAGGTTTATCAAGAACGAAAAGAACAATCCGAAAAAATAATAAGTAGAAAAGAGGAAATATAA
- a CDS encoding DUF2140 family protein — protein sequence MEKQTGKKWKTAFFVLLLAIIVFFTAAYFSLFSNVKNPNLTEFTSTQEQSTSTFTAEVTLNAIDLQTLLQQSLLELTEGSVPEIEVGEKIHLLGSLEVLGLPITYNLQGEPFLLEDGNLQIKIEKIKLGNLSLPIQQSLQILKSQIDPALPIEINTDEEVIHFLLSDIQTETVQEIKLLDINKELQEYTFEITLPKESLLQ from the coding sequence ATGGAGAAACAAACAGGGAAGAAATGGAAAACTGCATTTTTTGTGCTTCTTTTAGCAATCATTGTATTCTTTACAGCAGCCTATTTTTCTTTATTTTCAAATGTGAAAAACCCTAATCTAACTGAATTTACCTCTACTCAAGAACAATCTACCTCTACTTTTACGGCTGAAGTAACTTTGAATGCAATAGACTTACAAACGCTACTGCAACAATCACTCTTGGAGCTAACAGAAGGGTCTGTTCCAGAAATTGAAGTTGGAGAAAAAATACATTTATTAGGCTCACTAGAGGTTTTAGGTTTACCGATTACTTATAATTTACAAGGAGAACCGTTTCTTTTAGAAGATGGAAACCTTCAAATAAAAATAGAAAAAATTAAGCTAGGGAATCTTTCTTTACCGATTCAACAATCGTTACAAATTCTAAAATCACAAATCGATCCTGCACTTCCAATAGAAATTAATACAGACGAAGAAGTCATTCATTTTCTTCTTTCTGATATCCAAACAGAAACAGTTCAAGAAATAAAATTATTAGATATTAATAAAGAATTACAAGAATATACATTTGAGATAACCCTGCCGAAGGAAAGTTTGCTACAATAA